The Ptychodera flava strain L36383 chromosome 7, AS_Pfla_20210202, whole genome shotgun sequence DNA window TCGGATCGTTCGTCTTCGAAGAAAACACGAGCAAGCAAACAGCAGGTATTAGAAAGGTTACAGAGTACACAGTCTTGGACATCATTTGGATGCCTGAAAAAAAAAGTAAGATATGTGTTAGAGAAAaatgcaataatatttttgCAATGCAAAATGCATTAATTatttgaaggaaaaaaaatctgtaaattcAACTCGCGCCCGTATCTCAATACGGTCTTGGTCTCTTTATGCATGGTATTAGTTTCTTTGTTTTAGTCTTGTGATTCCTTtggcaatgtatcaaatactaACATTTACAAACTTTGGAATGTTGGTTTTGATGTCTGTTTTCACACTCTAACTCAATTGTGAGTGTTTGTGTTCATATTTGCTCGTCCCCGCCTCTAGTGATATTTTAATGGATTTGTTGACAATTATCTTCAGTATTGTTGTACACGTGTCGAATGAAATATGTAGACACCAAGTGTTAAAGAACTATGTTATACACATTCTGAaccaaaagaatatttttttggaATATTATAATTCAAACATGGTACCGTATCTGACGTTTTGCAATCCCATGCCCCATTGAgatcaaatttaatattttcatttggaaTATCTCTTTAGGACACGATATTAAATTATTGATCAAcgctaaggtagaatgcacttcGGTGACAGACATTCGTGTCTCATACTTTTGCCAtcattttctgatctacctcttgcagagctcatttgaaagctctttggggaagaaaaaatgttaaccccttagttttccgaaaatcgagAATGTTGCATTTcctccataaagttaacacagggatggcggccattttcaatttcaaatatctctaAAACTTTCCACGGTGATATCTggcttttattcttgatttagtgaaagaatggttgaaagtttcatcaaggaaagtttgaggaaaagttcaaatattttactttcGCGGCGTATACTATCTTTATGCGGAAATTCGCAACTTCAGAAAGTTCACTgacattgcattgtattgtattgtattgtattgtaagaCTTATTAAATTGTGAATTttctatttattcatttaaattATTATCAATATCTTATATGAAATCGAATACGCAAAAAAGCTATTTGATTACACTGACAGTGGTATATGTAGTTGCGATGATTTGGATTCTATACATTATACATTTACGACAAATCAAAGCACATGATTAGATGCTAAGGTCGGTATAAGTTGATTCTGAGTGGTAAATAATTCCctcaaaaattatataaaacTCAAGTGCTTAGCCCTTAGCCATTTCAGTCTATTCATCGGCGTACCTTGTACACACGTACAGCCAAATATTATCTGGTTGCCAAGTCGTAAATTCTGTTAACATACATCAGATGAACAGAGATTCCAaagtctaaatttaagcagGTAATCTTGCATGAAGCGCGACCGGTGGTTAGCAACGGCCTTGGTGGAGGGTTGAGCTCGAATGTATACTTTGACATGCCTGAGAGAAAACGTTTTTGGTGGCAGGGActtcattggttttatgttaAACAGTAAACACGGAGCCTCACTTGACGCTGTACGGCAAACATTTGAAACGTTAGATCATCATCGCTGAACAGATTAATATATCGGTCTTTATGTCCACGATTTATCGGCCTTGATAGCCCTTTATAATCATTCCTATGGTATCACCGGAGAGTTAAATGCGTTAGTTTCTTGCTTTATATGTGCCACGTGCCTCAGTATGACCTGATGACGTGTTTTTGTGATACCGTTTAAATTTTTCTTGTTTACCAATTCTGAATATATATTTCATCGTTATCTGCTGTCAGTATGACGTCATAGtttcacactcttattataCTGTATTACTCTATTGCTtgtcaatttttctctgttcatttttcaatattttcactatttccCCCAACATCTCCGTGGGCTTCTTCAGTCAGCTGACAATTTCACAGTTTCTTTTTTGAGTTGTTTTCATAGTAGTTCTACAATCGATATTCAATGTGAAATGTTGTTTTAACGCCAAAACAGCCATTTTAGCTAAAGCATTAACGCCTCTGCTACTTACCGTTGCGGAGAATGTTCCTAGCTTAGTCTCGCGGCATTTTCTCGTCCATTGGTGCAATCGTATCCACCTTTAACTGTTGTGCTGACTGTATAACTGAGCATAATGTACACCACGTGAATATGCAACAGTCGTTATAGGTTGTACCAGGGATTCTGTACTTTTCTCTTATCTTGCCTCTCAGCGTCGTGTTGAAGATGATGTTGCAGACCGGGACTAAAAAGAGGCAGCCGTAGGCCACGCACGATTCACCCATGGCGGCTGCGTTTTGGCCCGCAACGATGCAGGGACAAAAGTAGGCATAGAGGCAAAGGCCACAGTTGTTGAAGCAGCCGCAGATCCCGTGCTTCCATTCTCCCTCGTACTCGCTGGCTACTTTGACGATAACTGGGGGTGGTGGTGCCGGCTGAGGTGGTTGACTTTCCGTCTCATCTTGTACCATTCCTGGATTTTCCATAGCTGCTCTTTTCCTGCTCCGGTCCGTTCCTTCTAGTTGCTTGCGTCGTTATACGGCTAACGATGAGTGCTTGCGCTAGTCAATCATAACTAAAGGTGTTGTCCCTTGTTTTGCCCCGTTGTCATGGAAAGATAGTTAATATTTTTCAGGGCAACACGATGAATCTAAACGAATCGAGGATATCACATCTAACCCTTGACACATAGCTATATCACCTAACATTAGTGCATCCATGGTTGATGAGACAGAGTTAATCTCCTTGTGTGTGTGTTATTTGTACGTGTGACTGAATAAAACCCGGTTCAGAACTTGCTTGAAATCATCTAGTGTGTTTTGAGTTAATTCTACAATGGCTGTAACTTACAGGCTGTGTTCATTTTATCTAAACCATGTATACGCTCTCGCTACAGCTGACTTTGCGATAATTGGATTTAGTTTCTTAGTTTTCCCGGACGATCTAATATGCGTGCACCATGATTGAAGTTCTATTTACTTTGTGCAGTTTGTTTCCGAAGATATCAGTTCACGACCGAAAATTTTGTATGGACCCTTATTTCGTTCGGAACTGTCCAAAAACACCCAGTCCGTGTAAGTTGTGTTCATGGAAGTAAACTGAAGATGGCTTGACTTTCATTGGTGCGTGCTTTAACGTATACTGTACTTAGTTGGCAGCGTCAAAATATGGGAATATGAATATGAGAACATAGTTTAAACAAAAAACTGCCGAGAAGTAGATAAGTCAATTAATGGTAAATAATATCGGCAGGGAGACGGGAAAATAATCGCTTCCGATCTTATAACCTGATCGTAGAGTCGATAAATTTATACTGTCACGATGAATAAGTAATTCGTCAGACAATAAGCTCAATAAGGATGCTGTTTGAAGtgttaaatatatttatttgactCGAACTTATTACTTTTACTCATCTAATGAAGACAGTTTTGAAACAACTGTCACATGCGTGCGAGAAAGATAAATGAAAATTGCGAGTATTCGTGCTGCTGTTTTTTATCTATTTCCACAATGCAGATACATGACAGTTTGTGTCGTGCTTGACAACGAGATTGTCCAGATATGAAGAGATCGATCGACCGTTCTATTGGTACCAATCGTCACTGACATGACAAGGACTAACACACTGATCGAAACAATTATCGATTCATTAACGAGACCAATGCAAAGAGGTTTCAATCAATGATAACATTCCTTACCAGCACACGAGATAGTATGGTGGTTCCGGGATTGAAAACAATTGAGATCATGCATTTCTACCACACGGGATGTCAAAGTCCATAAGCCAAATAAATTCATCTAATCTTGATGATGAGTGTGTTGTGACGACAAACAAAACATATCCAAGACACGGTTGGATCCCCCAGTATGTACATTGTTTGGCAGATTTTAATTCATTACACATAATTGAGGTTGTCATATATTTGTTCAAGCTGTTCGATACCACTAGACGTTAATATCCACTACAACATATCACTCTTCAATTACTACTTCTTTATAAATACACTGTAAATTTATTGGAGCTGAATATGTGCAAACAACAGAGGTGTTTTTGAAtcgatatgcatatgtatacatGCATATTTATCATAATATCATATCCGCTGCAACGATTGGATATTCAATAAAACCGATATTTATATCTTGTCGGTTACACTTATGTTAATTTCACAATGGCGTTCACTGACAAGAATCGATCACAAAGTCTTCTATCCCTTCTTGGTTATTCCTTCAAGAGTACTCAAGATGACTCTAGTGCCTCACATTGACACCGTATTTTGTGTGGTGATTAAACGTGGTCTTCCCAACGCACAGACAATGTGCgttcaaatatttaaattttatcgACATAATTTGGTCAGTGCACTCTCATACACGTAAAATTGATACCATTTACGCGAGTTTTTCCTCCGATTTTCTCGAACTGTACAAATCGCCGATGTTCAAACACGCAATGAAAAACTAGGACAAAGATTTGTAAATGCAATTACCTAGATGTTTGAGATTCGGCTGATCAAACTGGAAAATCAGATATTTCAAGAAGGACCTATTTGGTGTTTCAAACCTCACAAGCTCAGCTCAGAGAAGCAGAACTATATGTACAAAACTGAAAGTTGTAGCTTTTTAGACTGATTCAGAAGTTTTGCATCATGAAATCATTATTAAAATTTGATGGAATCATTTGCATTTTCCGTCGCTAAACTGACAAACAATTGAACTCCCGACTGTCAGTGCGTTTACCTTATGTTATTGGCAGCGAGATCAAGCACAGTCACAGGCGTGGTTAGTTTTAATTTGGTACAGCTCATGAATGGCTCGTCCGATCCGAGAAACTCTGATCGGAGAAGACAGAAAACCAAATAATTGTTTGTACCTTTTTGTATcgaataaaatttcaaattcacaacACAGATTCCCATCACTTCGTATTTGCATTTTACGCAGAAACTTCTCATGTTCACAGTACCAGGGCAAACGTTTCTCGAGATTTTCCACTTTGCCTCAGACGATGATAAATACTACGAACTTACGACATACGCAATTTCTTCATAAAGGGGAGAGAAAGATAAGAACTCATTTcgttaaaatttgtgatttatGTACATGATTCGTTAAAATTGTAACAATATACGCAAAATCTTAGATAACTGTCCCCGATCGCATACGGTAAATTACCTTTTGGTGGGCAACCACGTAACTCGTACATATTCCTCAGCTATCTATGTTGGCTTCTGCATACTTGTCATTCTTTCAAAGGCTTATAGTTGCCAACCAAGTACGGGTGGATTCGTTTGAATTGGCAACGTGACAAAAAGCTTTTTCTCCGATTATCCTTAGTTGAAATGAGCAAGTAAGTTATTGAAATCAAACTCTTCTCATTTCACCATCTGAGTGTCAGTCACTTGTTTGTAATCTTTTTAATTCCGGAATCAAGCGTGTCTGGCACATTCGTCGTAGAAGAATTTTCCGCCATTCAtgcattcatttatttgttttgtgttggTTTAGTTTATTGGTTAATtcctgttaaggtagaatgctcctcgtagactctcaaactttaccaATGCTTTTCTCATCTACCATTTGTGATGattctttttaaagctcttggtacaagaaaaatttttaccgtcgtatttttttcgaaaattgtaaattttatttttgtccatagagttaacacagggatggcggccattttgaatttcaaatatcgttaaagccccaatagctgcaaatgtttggcaaaccgatctcaaaatatccttagttttccaagagttttctttgaataagacccattagagactaaaaaagtgtataacgctgCCATGACTGTCAAAAGTGGCTTGTAAATTCAGaggttttaacgtcattttagatttcccgccattttcaaaaactaatcatatgacagagaaaataaagattaaaataacaaaatgttggccatcatgtGTTGTGTATACAAGTAAATGGAATcgtgcttgtttctggtatgatcacgatgtgtatgtgcaggaaatactcttttttgtattttcgtgTGTGGTGGCGCCATTTTATgtgtgcggcacccgtttattattaagcctgttaaaactcataggcatggtccaaatcagcgagcagtgatactcaatacacgtccttcaattaacacatttacacgaaccgaCTTTGGTTTgaatataaaataatgaaaataatgcatacaattagcagctattggggctttgaATCtcgggtgatttgtttctctgctAACAAATTTTGCTCAGTGATCCccgattttcatttttgattttgaaagagaatggttgaagatTCCTAAAGGAAAGTTGAGGCAAAAGTTtagttctttcactttcatacaagctcaaatgggacGCTCTTTACGCATCGGACGGGAAACAGCAAGAAACAATAGACTGTCAGAATTGATATGCGCAGTTGAAGTGGTCTATTTTGGTCTCTCGTCAACAAATAGTGGATTTTCATGACTGGCCTATGCATTAATGGGAGAAGGTCTAGACATGCACTTCTAGGTTACATTGCTTGAGTTTTTCCGTTTTACAAGACATTGATAAAAAGCATGCATTGCTTCTTAGTAATTGTCACAAgctattgttttgatttcatgtGGAATGCGattttatcacataaattgTACTCTCACTTGGACAAAAACGATACAAGGGAATGTCGTAATTGATCGCCAGGTAACGGTTGTCACGCTGAAAGTGTGATATTATGTCAAAGAAACATGCAttgaaatgttttatgcaattctctctctctctctctctctctctgtctctctctctgtctctctgtctctctctctctctctctctctctctctctctctctctctctctctggggcGCCAGGCTATGAATTTTAAAGAATTATAAGCAATTatacagcttgttttatttgcattagaCCTTGACATCCGGCATCCCGACGACACGACAGATAGAAAACACTAGTACTTACAGCCTATTAATCACCACCGATATATAAATAAGATCACATTGTGAGATTTAGAATCTTTGAAGGTTTAAATTCTGAACAGAAACTCTACTCtgaaaattcaatagcaaaattagATATGATTTGTTATAAAAACTTATAATGTTTGCATGCAATATATTTACTTCTATAAGAGAATATTTATAGGTCCTATACAGATTTCAGAGCAAAATCAACGTATATATGTAAAATAGAGTTTATTATAAGTAGAAAGAAATACAAGCTTCAAATATTAGGCATATGCTTATCACAGTAGTAGTTTTTTAATGTAGTACATTACCGTCATTTGTTAGTCGACAATAGTAGCAAAAacagattttaaaaaattaaacgtTAGCGAATGCTTTCCCCATTGTATGTACATGATGAGATACGCCTGTTTAATGAAGCATCCTTTACGGGGATATATACTTTAATATTTAGAACGAAAGCGCTACTTccaaaattgatttattttacaTCCAATGTAGTCATTCATTGATTGTCATCATGGCGTCATTTCAAACAGAGACCCTGGAGTCTCGTTCCAGGGTCTATGTTTTAAACCATTACAGTTGACTTGTAAAGAAATGCATTATAAATGTAAATACGATAGAAATCCTTGCTGATAAAATCATAAATTGCGTCAGGTGCCCATCCTTAATTGAATAGTATATCGATGCCTATGGGCTGAGAAGAGAAATATGATATTATCTATCATAAATGTAGTGTCATGAGTACTAATCCACCAATGTTATGATGAAGTTTATCGATGGCATTCTCTTTTTTCTTCATGTCTTTCCTAGGTTCCGTAAAATAATGACAGAGATGTTGCATACGATCGCAGTGATGTTCGTCGTCTGCTGAATGGCGCCAATACTTGCAATCAACATACTGCAATGTAAAACATGTTGCATGACGTCAGAGGGGAAGTTAAATCGCTAAAAGTCTCACGACTATGACGTAGTATTTGTCTAAAACTCTTGAGCGATGACGGTCGCTATAAAATATTGCCGTCTGCATTTCTGATATTTTAGATTTTATGTATTCAGCGTTACCGGTGTGGGGGTTCATGTCATAGGGGTGTACATGATCTCGGTAATTTTCGATGTTCTGTATAATTGATATTTCACTCTCAGATTTTGCGAAAGGGCGAAGACTGAACACGTACATGTAGTCCTACAGTCCAACCGATTGTGGTTTAGACCAAAGGTCGATAATTTTGAAGCCGAAGAGTGGATACTCCACACCTTCAAACAGCGTTGTCGACTATCTGACCTTTGAACTAACACGTAGGCATGTGTTCTGCATCGAACAGCTGTCGCTCGCTGTAGACGAAACTATTTAAAACGCAGAGCAGCGAGTGACGGGTAACGTACATATTGAAGCAATGAGGCTACATGGTAAGATGAAGGTGATAAATACCAGTTAAAATTGGTTCAGCTATGcatatatttagaaaaaaaaccttTTAAAAAAACCTTTTAATATCAATGTATATAtaatggtgataaccgggagggcacattgtatacattttgtgtgtgtgtgtgtatatatatatatatatatatataatatatatatatatatatatatatatatatatatatatatatatatatatatatatatatatatatatatatatatatatatatatatattatatgctTTTATATCAAAGTGATTGACTTACTGTCGAATTCGCAGACAAAGCCTTTGGTTTTGTCACAGTAGTCGTCATCCCAGTCCAAGTGATGCGGTTTCCTGTCAAAAAAGTATGAAAGGTGTGAAATGTAATTGCAACATTATACTGCAAACTtaccacatacatgtatgtggtgaaatattgaagaaaataaCTCTGAAAGATTATTATATGACTAAAATGTACAGACTCGCTCAGGCGTCATGCAAAGGAAAAATGTTATTAGATTGTGTCATGTTTTATCCCACGGTTGTATATTTTCGATTGTTTTTACTTCTCGGGGAATTAATGTGTTcgatgcaaaaagcagagcggTGTGAACATTGGATCTCATCAAGTACAAATTACTTTGTGACCAATGCTTATAAATCTATGATATTACATAGACGTTCTGAGTTTATATTTGTCTCAAATCGAATATTATTAGTATAGCTAAATTCTGAATTACCATGGAAAAATAGTACGATGTTGAAATTGACATAGTGCAAACCTATATTCACTGCTCGGCCATATCTGTCTGATACGTTATAGATGCCGCATTGAACTTGATTTTGTACTTAAATACTAACCATAATTGAGTACAGTCTTGTCCACCGGCGTCTTTCTTAATATTATTGTTTGGATTATTTGGTGACCATTTCAGGTAGCCAGTATCTGACAACAGACTGCCGTCCATCCATTTAAATTCATCTTCATCTTCGTTGTCATGGAGACCGATCCAAAATCCCTTATCGACTTCGACGTCAAGGTTGTTGCTGTTGGAAAATAATTTGGTCAAATAGCGATGTGGAAAGGTGCAAACATGTACATCATGAAGTCGCCAACGGGCTGCTAACCGGGAAAATGCACAGCAAcaggttaaggtagtatgcgcctccatagtgaaagccttaaacttCTGTTCAAATTTTCCCCTAGAACTCTTTCAACCTTGTTTTttaatcgggggtcaccgtgcaaaatggATTCTGGtcaaacaaattaccaaagatttaagCAATAGGcctaaagcacacccagcgacggtataccacgagattttgaccagttcacgacatatatgcacgagcgatagcgagtacatatatgaagtgaactggtcgaaatcgagtggtataccgtcactgggtgtgACTTTgccattatatcataacagtatattgaaattctggcatgggaTGAatgaacgtcaaaaacggatttttgcgcATATGCCGGCCGTGGTATTACGCCCATATACCACgcttcttttcgcgtctcgaccaatcagatcgctgtatttgcgccatcaatatactggtatggtatcattaccgatattttaaaatcaaaatggccgccattcctgtgttaactctatgaagtacaatttttcttatttcaaaaaaaagtaaagtttttcttacaccaagggcttcaaaatgaaccgccacaagtggtacaccagaaaagaattgtgaaatgtTTGAGCGTCTAAATATATGTCCTCGCGGCACATTCTGCCTTAATCAGTAAAATACTATGTCACTGTGCTGACGGTAACCGTGAATATCCTAACAAACTGTCTCAGTCACAGCTGTTGTATCGATTATGTATAACAAAATCTTCATGGttatattaattttgatgatgtaATTGTGTGTCAGTAAACGTCAAAGCGATACCTACCAGCCCGAATCAATGTAGGGGTAAGTAACTAACCCCTTTCAACTGTGAGGTCAGTGTCAAAACGTCAAAGTGTCTATTAATGGTATACCAACCTGAGGATGTATTCCCGAATCTGTATATGAATATCAGAGGTTTTGGGCATGGCCAGTGTGCCACCTGCCGCCTCACATCTTGCTTTGGCTGTGTCCCAGTCAACTTCTTCACTAGTCTCCGCTGTGTGTATCTCGTATCGTTTGCAGCCAAAGCATTTGCTGTTAGGttcttttcaaaagaaatacAAGCAATTTGGGTCACTTTCCCCACGTACAGACAAAAGACGTTGTCGCCCTTAACCCTTAAGTTACCAATCTTTTATGACAATCTTTAATTCTAGTGAGATAGTAATACTTGACTTAATCTGCAGTAGTTCAATTAATACTCAAGCGACGATTCCTAAGTGTCACTAACAGTGAAGTATACCTATACAAACGTGTGAGTGTGTTCTTACCTCCACACATGAATTCACACGTCCTCCCATCATTCCTCAGTTTATAGCCTTCATCACATTCGCAATGGTATGACCCTCCGGTATTCACACAGACTTGCTGACAGGCGCCGTTGTTTTCGTCACACTCGTCGATATCTATGGACGAATTTAGAAGACGGTTCGGTGAGATATGCCCTCCAAAAGCTGTACTTCATTTTCAGTTTAAGTTCGAATTATTACTTATCTCTGTACGATACTCAACGAGTCAATATTCTGTAACTTGTGGTGACCCTATTTCAGACCACAGGTGCTTTAATCAACCAGTGATCGTGAAGCCTCCTGTAAACGTACATAAATAGAAGGTGTGTAACTTCACCGGGGTCGGGCTCGACACTGTACTAATCAAACGGCGGTTTTCCGCCGAAATCCGTTTACAGGAGGCTTCGCGATCACTGGTTGATTTAAGCACCTATGTTTCAGACTGACCTTGTTTATGACGAATAGTACATTTCATTGTTGAGCAGTAAGCTTACACAATGGCGCACATGTCAAGCAAATGGTTATAAATCAGCGAAAGATACATAGCGCTGCGATTTCATTTGCCCGAGAAGATTAGGAACAGCTGGTATGTTTTATCGACATAAATACATTTAACGAAATAGGAATGAATCCCAACAGAAGTGTCATTTCGATAAGTGAATATTTAAAGGATAAACTGAAAATTCGTGCTTTCATCATGAATAATGTTCTCAGGCAAGCATTAGAATGAGCTGTATGAAATGTATGtggttttaatatttatatatgtattgtTAGCTTTGACATCCAGTCAATAACTATCAAGTTTGTTATATTATGGATATGTTATCTCAGGTCACATGGGGGCCCTTCACAGTGTGTTATCACGATAGCGTTTGTTTCACGATACTCTGTCCAATATAATATTCCGTCTCGTACTTACCAGAACAATCGTTGCCTTCGTATCCTCGTGGGCAAGAACACATGTTCGGTGCGACACAAGACCTTCCAGAATCACACGCTGGGTTGCACACGGCTGAAAGACAGATA harbors:
- the LOC139137785 gene encoding uncharacterized protein, which codes for MVQDETESQPPQPAPPPPVIVKVASEYEGEWKHGICGCFNNCGLCLYAYFCPCIVAGQNAAAMGESCVAYGCLFLVPVCNIIFNTTLRGKIREKYRIPGTTYNDCCIFTWCTLCSVIQSAQQLKVDTIAPMDEKMPRD
- the LOC139136686 gene encoding epidermal growth factor-like protein 7, which produces MMALSLSQVSAVLLTLAITNGVYGYGESNHICVEIVSRVEPVAQVESVTTRTVDYTPCGECGCETCTLYGTIITNRTTYIDKTVYDEIEVCCSGWQGANCDIPVCNPACDSGRSCVAPNMCSCPRGYEGNDCSDIDECDENNGACQQVCVNTGGSYHCECDEGYKLRNDGRTCEFMCGEPNSKCFGCKRYEIHTAETSEEVDWDTAKARCEAAGGTLAMPKTSDIHIQIREYILSNNLDVEVDKGFWIGLHDNEDEDEFKWMDGSLLSDTGYLKWSPNNPNNNIKKDAGGQDCTQLWKPHHLDWDDDYCDKTKGFVCEFDIC